Below is a genomic region from Equus caballus isolate H_3958 breed thoroughbred chromosome X, TB-T2T, whole genome shotgun sequence.
AGAAAACAACCAAATGAACAGCCCCTCCTCACATGGAGGACTGGCCAAATCAGGAGCAAGAACCTCATAGGTGACTTTCGTCCTCCTCTTTCCCTGGCTCCACACCTTCCAGCCGGGCTGAGAGCCTCCTGGGAATGTCTGTCAAGCTATCACCAGCTCCTGGGTCTCTGAGATGCCAAATCTGGTCTTATGCTGGTCGAACAGTTTACATAGTGCATCAGTATAGAGTGCGTGGTATTCAGCCACCATCTCCTGGCTTGGGTTTTCAATCTTGGGCACTGGTAGAGGCTTCCCAACTAccagaagagacagagaaggaaaaggggaaagcATCAGAACAGCTCACTCCTCAGAATAGGCCTCAATCCTCAAGCCCAGGTTCTCCTCACCCTTACTGCGACCCCACCACTCATCCTGGCCAGCTTCCTTGCCTCTGGACAAAGCCAGAGCCAAGGTTCAGCCTGAGAATTGGATCCTATATCCTAGACAAAGCCTCCAGCAGAAGGGGCTACTTACCAATGGTGGTTACAGGCCGAGCATAGGGCAAAAGGCCCCGGGAGTTCTCAGTGAAGCCACGCCCATAAAAAGCACAAGGGTAGATGTGTACCATACGCTGGAACAACTTCTGGAAGCGATTGCCCAAGCTCCCAGGAGGGAAAATGTACTGATTGTAGAGGTCTGTCTCCCCAAAGGAATAGGCAGGGATTAGAGCCACCCTGCAGAGGAAAGGCATGTTCTTTGATGGCCGGAAAGGTAGGGACCCTGCTGAAAGCCAGACACACTGACCACCAGTGGTCCCTGGGTCTGCCTATAGGCTCCTCAGCCACTAACTTAGCTGGGCCTAGGTCTAGGCTAAGTGTGAGGGCTTCATAGTCTATCCCAGGCTGCCTGTGGGGGCAAAGTAGCAGCAAGCTAAAGGAAGCAAGTCCCAGACCCTCCTGTGAACCCTCGGGTCTAAAACATTAGAAGATAAAACCCAAGGGCCATTTCTTTTAGCTTTCTTCCCTTTAATCCACACGGTAATTTTGGCTCTCTCTGAGTTGGGGTTACAGCCAGTCACCTTTTATGGAGGGACTAGCCCCTATGAGAGGCTAGTGTGAGAGAGAACAGGGTCAGGGCTGGCCCTCTAGCCTTTCTTCATAAGCAGAAATGCCTCCAGGACCTGGCCCAGGCTCTACTCCAACACAGAAGcagctttcctcctccctttttaGATATCATTTCCTCAaaaccccttcctccttccctgctgGACTTTTGGAACCCCTCTCCCCAGTCTGGACTGGAAATGATCTTACCCATGCCGAAGGGCCGTGCGTACAAAGCCAGTCCGGTTCTTCAAGACCAGGGTGGTAGAGCCTGGCAGGCTGTATCTGCACTCAGCCAGGCCACCAACCACCACAACCAGCATGTTGCCTGTGCCTTTATGCGTAAGCAGAAAGTCCATGGAGGATTGGCTCACAGAGCAGCACCCTGGCAGACAGAAAAAGCCAAAAGGTCACTGGGCATTTCTCAAAGCTCCTTAACTTTCCTCCCTACCTCTTCAAAGGAGGGGAGAGCCTCATATAAGGCAGGTGAGCCTAGGGCAGCTTTTTAAGATCAGAGGGGATCACAGAGTTAGCCTCGCTCTCACCCATTACCTCAACACTTCTccctcagagaaacattttttctttggctttatgTCCTAGGAGCCAACTCACCTGAACACATGAGATAGTCTCTGAAGAAAGGCACCCAGAAAAAGGCTCCTAGTGTGAGTAGGTAAGGTGTGATGTCAGGAAAGATCTTGGAGAAGCCTGAGCTCTCTGTGGCAAAGTGGCCAAAGTATGAATGAGACATGAGCCCATGAGGGTGGCAGACAAGGATGTAGTTCTGGCTGGGGGAGATATCATGAGTCTTCAAAAGCTGTGGAGGAAAGTGGAGTCAAGATGGGTATAGCCCTcttggggaagagggaagaggactCTTCTTCTGGCCAGAGACCTGGAAGGGAAAGAGCTGCTATGTCCAGCCATGCAGGTTGGGTAACACACAACTCCAGGGACCATCACTCACATGGACCCCATGTGAATGATGTCCCCAACCCCGACCCTGACCTACTAGAGTtgaggctgggcctggggccaAGAGGGGATCTGGGGCTCCTCACCTTGAGGGGGAAGTAATCACTGTAGTGTTTCCACAGCTTCCAATTCCTTACACAGTTGACCCGGCGACCACCTGAAACCAGACTCAATGTATCCAAGCTTTGCCCACCCCAAATTGTCTTCTTCAGAGCCCTTTTGGGCCTGCCATATGGGACTCTCACCCCCTGCTGTTTCCTGGCCTCTTAAGTGACAACCAAGATTGGCTATGTCAGGGCCAATTTAGGACAGGCCTAGCTTTCTGCTTTACTAGCTGCCCCTCCCCTAACTCACTCCAGTTCTAATCTGGGCCTTTCTAGCACCTTGAAAAGACCCCTTCCCTCAGTTTCTCTAGCCCAGGGAGGGCCGGGCTGAACGGCTGCCTGAGAATTGTCCAGAGCCTCTCAgattataagaagagaagagcaaGGAGCATGTAGCAGGTAGCAGCACAGCCCCAGCAGGGCCCTTACCTTGCTGAGGGGTCTTCCAGTCAAAAGCCAGCCAGGTGAGAATGAGCACAGTGACAGGCCAGTATGGTGTGAACACCACCAGGTAGAGGTTGACAAGGATCACAGTGGTTactggagggagcacagcccaaAGTTAGTGAATTGTGAATAGTCCTTCACACTTGACCTCCCCCACAATTCTGTCCACCCCAAGTCACACACACTCTCACCCAGGCTCACTCAATGATCTCACTTCCCCAGGACAGGTCACccccatagataactctgggtatctggtagactggaaggatccttgctaagcccactcttatcaaaattctatttaccaaacatttgcttttccatttccatgtgacttgccttcttcccctttgaaggCCCGAAACCACTACCGCCAACATCCtactttgtctttagctgaagtatttaagatatttaagatgaaggtatttaagatgagagcctctgccattttggtgagttgctcagttttcctgggtctctcccatgtatacgtgttataaagctttgtctgattttctcctgttattctgtctcatgtcaatttaattcgtagcccagccagaaggacctagtgggtagaggaattgtcttcctcccctacagct
It encodes:
- the AWAT2 gene encoding acyl-CoA wax alcohol acyltransferase 2, producing MKLLPSKMDLKTALEVFAVFQWTLSIVMIITTVILVNLYLVVFTPYWPVTVLILTWLAFDWKTPQQGGRRVNCVRNWKLWKHYSDYFPLKLLKTHDISPSQNYILVCHPHGLMSHSYFGHFATESSGFSKIFPDITPYLLTLGAFFWVPFFRDYLMCSGCCSVSQSSMDFLLTHKGTGNMLVVVVGGLAECRYSLPGSTTLVLKNRTGFVRTALRHGVALIPAYSFGETDLYNQYIFPPGSLGNRFQKLFQRMVHIYPCAFYGRGFTENSRGLLPYARPVTTIVGKPLPVPKIENPSQEMVAEYHALYTDALCKLFDQHKTRFGISETQELVIA